The following coding sequences are from one Streptomyces sp. NBC_01232 window:
- a CDS encoding M14 family zinc carboxypeptidase, translated as MCYPTPQELGLAARALADEHPGTVRLRQAGTSRAGQPLWVLSVAATGGAPRRAGRDVLVVAGAHANEPVGGATVLALARRLLREPAPRAGCGWHFLLCADPDGADLHRTPRPYSLLDYHRNFFRPPGPEQPEWAPSLLPPDRLPPETLALTALIDELRPVLQVSLHATDLGGTWVQLTRDIPGLAEPFAKSAAELRIPVENGASDAAGWPSPGPGIFVIPQPGGEAAGAFHPEDTRLSTWYHAHRYAGTTAIVEVPMWASDLVDDPTPHPDPRRALRMLAERLTSDAALVAAVRGGGGTRADPLPYGDPAAAPLLRAVDWTLALIPRVAAEWTNAAPAEATAAYIASIDAFGRRLSLRAAAMLLRVLRTHGHPAAPGLDRLVTGWCEDFAARFGARWIPVATQVEHQSRTVLAAYDRLVAADRSP; from the coding sequence ATGTGCTACCCCACACCGCAGGAACTCGGGCTCGCCGCCCGCGCTCTGGCGGACGAACACCCCGGCACGGTCCGGCTCCGCCAGGCCGGCACCTCCCGGGCCGGGCAGCCCCTGTGGGTCCTGTCCGTCGCCGCGACGGGCGGCGCCCCGCGCCGGGCGGGCCGCGACGTCCTCGTCGTCGCCGGGGCGCACGCCAACGAACCCGTCGGCGGCGCCACCGTCCTCGCGCTCGCCCGGCGCCTGCTGCGCGAGCCGGCACCACGGGCCGGCTGCGGCTGGCACTTCCTGCTCTGCGCCGACCCGGACGGCGCGGACCTGCACCGCACGCCCCGCCCGTACTCGCTCCTGGACTACCACCGGAACTTCTTCCGGCCGCCCGGTCCCGAACAGCCCGAGTGGGCGCCGTCCTTACTGCCCCCGGACCGGCTGCCGCCCGAGACCCTGGCCCTCACCGCGCTCATCGACGAGCTGCGGCCCGTCCTCCAGGTGTCCCTGCACGCCACCGACCTCGGCGGCACCTGGGTCCAGCTCACCCGGGACATACCCGGCCTCGCCGAGCCGTTCGCGAAATCGGCCGCCGAACTGCGCATCCCGGTGGAGAACGGAGCTTCGGACGCGGCCGGCTGGCCCTCCCCCGGGCCCGGGATCTTCGTCATACCGCAGCCGGGCGGCGAGGCCGCCGGGGCCTTCCACCCGGAGGACACCCGGCTGAGCACCTGGTACCACGCCCACCGCTACGCCGGCACGACCGCGATCGTCGAAGTCCCGATGTGGGCCTCCGACCTGGTGGACGATCCCACCCCGCACCCGGACCCGCGCCGCGCCCTGCGGATGCTGGCCGAGCGGCTCACCTCGGACGCCGCGCTCGTCGCCGCGGTCCGGGGCGGCGGGGGAACGCGGGCGGATCCGCTGCCGTACGGGGATCCGGCCGCGGCGCCCCTGCTGCGCGCGGTGGACTGGACGCTCGCGCTGATCCCGCGGGTCGCCGCCGAGTGGACCAACGCGGCTCCGGCGGAGGCCACGGCGGCGTACATCGCCAGCATCGACGCCTTCGGTCGCCGGCTCTCGCTGCGCGCCGCCGCGATGCTGCTGCGGGTGCTGCGCACCCACGGTCATCCGGCGGCGCCCGGGCTGGACCGGCTGGTCACCGGGTGGTGCGAGGACTTCGCGGCCCGCTTCGGGGCCCGCTGGATCCCGGTGGCCACGCAGGTGGAGCACCAGTCCCGGACCGTCCTGGCCGCCTACGACCGCCTCGTCGCGGCCGACCGGTCGCCCTGA
- a CDS encoding GNAT family N-acetyltransferase has translation MEHMPVIRRARVGDLPRLAELVHEHVAYEKSAPRPAGLAGRLGPQLFAEDARLWVLLAETADGTVAGYAACSAEFAFWDARHYLHMDCLYLAQEARGHGLGAALMDGVTGLARELGLDQVQWQTPDWNEGAIRFYDRLGATGFPKRRYALTVEPAPAPGPASAPAPDSDSDPGPGNGPAQGDRSAATRRS, from the coding sequence ATGGAACACATGCCCGTCATCCGCCGCGCACGCGTCGGGGACCTGCCCCGCCTGGCCGAACTCGTCCACGAGCACGTCGCGTACGAGAAATCGGCGCCGCGCCCGGCCGGCCTCGCAGGACGGCTCGGCCCGCAGCTGTTCGCCGAGGACGCCCGGCTGTGGGTGCTGCTCGCCGAGACCGCGGACGGCACGGTCGCCGGATATGCGGCCTGCTCCGCCGAGTTCGCCTTCTGGGACGCCCGGCACTACCTGCACATGGACTGCCTCTACCTGGCGCAGGAGGCCCGCGGCCACGGCCTGGGCGCCGCCCTGATGGACGGCGTGACGGGTCTGGCCCGCGAGCTCGGCCTCGACCAGGTCCAGTGGCAGACCCCCGACTGGAACGAGGGCGCGATCCGCTTCTACGACCGGCTCGGGGCCACCGGGTTCCCGAAGCGCCGGTACGCCCTGACCGTGGAGCCCGCCCCCGCTCCCGGCCCTGCCTCCGCTCCTGCTCCCGACTCCGACTCGGACCCCGGCCCCGGCAACGGCCCCGCTCAGGGCGACCGGTCGGCCGCGACGAGGCGGTCGTAG
- the treY gene encoding malto-oligosyltrehalose synthase, producing the protein MSQPHPTPESESDVPTPVTPTSTYRLQLCPEFPFAAAEAVVPHIASLGVSHLHLSPVLEAAPGSTHGYDVTDHSRVRAELGGEPGLRALAGAARAHGLGLVLDIVPNHMAVPTPLRLNRPLWEVLRDGPASPYARWFDIDWEAGGGQVLLPVLAGPVETCELEADGEVLRYGEQEFPLREGTAGLALPELLAAQWYRPAWWREARTSLNYRRFFTISDLIGVRVEDPEVFTATHAKVLELVRDGVAEGLRIDHVDGLADPEEYLRRLRAAAGEHCWVVVEKILAREERLPSAWPVAGTTGYDALHRVDGVFTDPEGAAELAARYGESTGLPQWPEAARTSAREVLTGDLAAELGVLERQAGPELAPAVRELLIVFPVYRPYPGESGLPPRALEQAAAAASAGAVAAVRELLLRDPAFAARFAQTSAALRAKSLEDRAFYRYAPLLSATEVGGEPGRPAVSAAEFHAYCAALAEEWPGAGTVLSTHDTKRSADVRARIAALSQAPELMGSPAGPDPQLAWVAHQTAVGLGNVPKAGPRLTGALLKAVREAALRTSWTEPDEAYEAGVASYVQGPVDLPAELAGAARANLLGMTLLHLAMPGVPEVYQGAETEYRALVDPDNRRPAHFPTGALNRLDAGAAPQDPAEEKLSLTATLLRLRRERPELFRGYAPVLARGPAADHLVAFTRGPGLLVAATRLSHRLAASGGWRDTRLHLPPGTWTALVPGSPDSTPSHSGSPEVDGLLAGRPVGIWLRG; encoded by the coding sequence ATGAGCCAGCCGCACCCGACCCCTGAATCGGAATCTGACGTTCCGACACCTGTCACTCCGACGTCGACCTACCGCCTCCAGCTGTGCCCGGAGTTCCCCTTCGCGGCGGCGGAAGCAGTCGTGCCGCACATCGCCTCGCTCGGCGTGTCACACCTGCACCTCTCCCCCGTCCTGGAGGCTGCACCCGGCTCGACGCACGGCTACGACGTCACCGACCACTCCCGCGTGCGGGCCGAGCTCGGCGGCGAGCCGGGGCTGCGGGCGCTGGCCGGGGCCGCCCGGGCGCACGGGCTCGGCCTGGTCCTCGACATCGTGCCCAACCACATGGCGGTGCCGACCCCGCTGCGGCTGAACCGGCCGCTGTGGGAGGTGCTGCGGGACGGGCCCGCCTCGCCGTACGCACGCTGGTTCGACATCGACTGGGAGGCGGGCGGCGGGCAGGTGCTGCTGCCCGTGCTCGCCGGTCCGGTGGAGACCTGCGAGCTGGAGGCCGACGGCGAGGTGCTGCGCTACGGGGAGCAGGAGTTCCCGCTGCGCGAGGGGACCGCGGGGCTGGCCCTGCCCGAGCTGCTCGCCGCGCAGTGGTACCGGCCGGCCTGGTGGCGCGAGGCCCGTACCTCGCTCAACTACCGCCGCTTCTTCACCATTTCGGATCTGATCGGGGTCCGGGTCGAGGACCCCGAGGTGTTCACCGCCACCCATGCGAAGGTGCTGGAACTGGTCCGGGACGGGGTCGCGGAGGGGCTGCGGATCGACCACGTGGACGGTCTGGCGGACCCGGAGGAGTACCTGCGGCGGCTGCGGGCCGCCGCCGGCGAGCACTGCTGGGTGGTGGTCGAGAAGATCCTGGCCCGCGAGGAGCGGCTGCCGTCGGCCTGGCCGGTGGCGGGGACCACCGGCTACGACGCCCTGCACCGGGTGGACGGGGTGTTCACCGACCCGGAGGGAGCCGCGGAACTGGCGGCCCGGTACGGGGAGAGCACCGGGCTGCCGCAGTGGCCGGAGGCGGCCCGGACGTCCGCACGGGAGGTGCTGACCGGCGACCTGGCCGCCGAGCTGGGGGTACTGGAACGGCAGGCCGGGCCGGAACTGGCGCCAGCCGTAAGGGAGTTGCTGATCGTCTTCCCCGTCTACCGGCCGTACCCCGGCGAGAGCGGCCTGCCGCCGCGGGCCCTGGAACAGGCGGCCGCGGCGGCCAGCGCGGGCGCGGTGGCCGCCGTACGGGAGCTGCTGCTGCGGGATCCGGCCTTCGCCGCCCGCTTCGCCCAGACCTCGGCGGCCCTGCGCGCCAAGTCCCTGGAGGACCGGGCCTTCTACCGGTACGCGCCGCTGCTGTCGGCCACCGAGGTCGGCGGGGAGCCGGGGCGGCCGGCGGTGTCGGCCGCGGAGTTCCACGCGTACTGCGCCGCCCTCGCCGAGGAGTGGCCCGGGGCCGGGACCGTGCTGTCCACGCACGACACCAAGCGCAGCGCGGACGTCCGGGCCCGGATCGCTGCGCTGTCCCAGGCGCCGGAGCTGATGGGCAGCCCGGCCGGGCCCGACCCCCAACTGGCCTGGGTGGCCCACCAGACCGCGGTGGGCCTCGGCAACGTCCCCAAGGCCGGGCCCCGGCTGACCGGCGCCCTGCTCAAGGCGGTCCGCGAGGCGGCCCTGCGCACCAGCTGGACCGAGCCGGACGAGGCGTACGAGGCGGGCGTGGCCTCGTACGTCCAGGGCCCCGTCGACCTCCCGGCGGAGCTGGCCGGGGCCGCCCGGGCGAATCTGCTCGGCATGACCCTGCTGCACCTGGCGATGCCGGGGGTCCCGGAGGTCTACCAGGGCGCGGAGACGGAGTACCGGGCCCTGGTGGACCCCGACAACCGGCGTCCGGCCCACTTCCCCACCGGGGCGCTGAACCGGCTGGACGCCGGCGCCGCCCCGCAGGACCCGGCCGAGGAGAAGCTGAGCCTGACGGCCACCCTGCTGCGGCTCCGGCGGGAGCGGCCCGAGCTCTTCCGGGGCTACGCGCCCGTCCTGGCCCGGGGCCCGGCCGCCGACCACCTGGTGGCCTTCACCCGGGGCCCCGGGCTGCTGGTGGCGGCCACCCGGCTGTCCCACCGGCTGGCGGCCTCCGGCGGCTGGCGCGACACCCGCCTGCACCTGCCGCCCGGCACCTGGACCGCCCTCGTCCCCGGCTCCCCCGACTCCACGCCCTCACACAGCGGTTCGCCCGAGGTCGACGGCCTGCTGGCGGGCCGGCCGGTGGGGATCTGGCTGCGCGGGTGA
- a CDS encoding LysR family transcriptional regulator, giving the protein MSLRQMEYFLAVVEESSFTRAADSLHVTQPALSHQVKALERSVGGALLERMPRGVRLTAMGRAFLPHAQLAVRSAHQAERAARAAAGVAGGELHIATVHALAVGLLPGVAARWRSLHPGVSLVIREYGSTEALEEQLERGVADLAVGPEPAGWQGPLLPAGREELVIVVPFDDPLAGRKAVRLAELAHHDWIRCAMEPLVDGVLVLDRACGALGFTPHTVLRTEHTSTAVRMAAAGVGIVMAPAHMVRGAVGEDCVLLPLDPPWHRPLAVFSRVPLTGAAAAFGELIGAGRGPAGSPAQPDPHRPARQQAVDLGRTAV; this is encoded by the coding sequence ATGAGCCTGCGCCAGATGGAGTACTTCCTCGCCGTCGTGGAGGAGTCCTCCTTCACCCGCGCCGCGGACAGCCTGCACGTCACCCAGCCCGCCCTGTCCCACCAGGTCAAGGCCCTGGAGCGGTCCGTGGGCGGCGCGCTGCTGGAGCGCATGCCGCGCGGGGTCCGGCTCACCGCCATGGGCCGTGCCTTCCTCCCGCACGCGCAGCTCGCCGTCCGCAGTGCCCACCAGGCCGAGCGGGCCGCCCGCGCCGCGGCGGGGGTGGCCGGCGGGGAGCTGCACATCGCCACCGTGCACGCCCTGGCCGTCGGCCTGCTGCCCGGCGTCGCCGCCCGCTGGCGGTCCCTGCACCCGGGGGTCTCCCTGGTGATCCGGGAGTACGGCTCCACCGAGGCGCTGGAGGAACAGCTGGAACGGGGTGTCGCGGACCTCGCGGTGGGTCCCGAGCCCGCGGGGTGGCAGGGCCCCCTGCTCCCGGCCGGCCGCGAGGAACTGGTCATCGTCGTCCCCTTCGACGATCCGCTGGCCGGCCGCAAGGCCGTCCGCCTCGCCGAGCTCGCCCATCACGACTGGATCCGCTGCGCGATGGAACCGCTGGTCGACGGGGTCCTCGTACTCGACCGGGCGTGCGGGGCGCTCGGCTTCACCCCGCACACGGTGCTGCGTACGGAGCACACCTCGACGGCCGTACGGATGGCGGCCGCCGGGGTGGGCATCGTCATGGCCCCGGCCCACATGGTCCGCGGCGCCGTCGGCGAGGACTGCGTACTGCTCCCCCTCGACCCACCGTGGCACCGGCCCCTCGCCGTCTTCTCCAGGGTCCCGCTGACCGGGGCCGCGGCCGCCTTCGGGGAGCTGATCGGCGCCGGCCGCGGCCCCGCCGGATCACCCGCGCAGCCAGATCCCCACCGGCCGGCCCGCCAGCAGGCCGTCGACCTCGGGCGAACCGCTGTGTGA
- the lpdA gene encoding dihydrolipoyl dehydrogenase has product MTNDSTVDVIVIGGGTGGYSTALRASALGLSVLLAERDKVGGTCLHRGCIPSKAMLHAAELVDGIAEARERWGVRVSVDSVDWTALTATRDEIVSRNHRGVEGHLEHAGVRVVRSGARLTGLRSVRTEDGREFTAVRGIVLATGSRPRTLPGLEPDGHAVVTSDDALFAPGLPASVLVLGGGAIGVEYASFHRSMGAGVTLVEAADRLVPLEDADVSRHLARGLKKRGIDVQTGARLEGAERLASGGVRATVRTARGELREIRAERLLVAVGRVPVTDGLDLAAAGLATDGRGFVAPADWSRLETAVPGIHVVGDLLPPPSPGLAHASFAEGLLVAETLAGVASAPVDYAAVPRVTYSAPQTAAVGLTEAQAREAAYDVVVNTMPLTAVAKGMVHGQGGTVKVVAERGGRVLGVHLVGPHVSEMIAESQLIVGWDAEPGDVARHIHAHPTLSEAVGEAFLSLAGRGLHQQ; this is encoded by the coding sequence ATGACCAACGACAGCACCGTGGATGTGATCGTGATCGGCGGCGGCACGGGCGGCTACAGCACCGCCCTGCGCGCCTCGGCCCTGGGCTTGAGCGTCCTGCTCGCGGAACGCGACAAGGTCGGCGGGACCTGCCTGCACCGGGGCTGCATCCCCAGCAAGGCCATGCTGCACGCGGCAGAACTCGTCGACGGTATCGCCGAGGCGCGCGAGCGCTGGGGGGTCCGGGTGAGCGTGGACTCGGTCGACTGGACGGCCCTGACCGCCACCCGGGACGAGATCGTCTCCCGCAACCACCGGGGTGTGGAGGGGCACTTGGAGCACGCGGGGGTGCGGGTGGTGCGCAGCGGGGCCCGGTTGACCGGCCTGCGTTCCGTCCGGACCGAGGACGGCCGGGAGTTCACCGCAGTCCGGGGGATCGTGCTGGCCACCGGGTCCCGGCCGCGCACCCTGCCGGGACTGGAGCCCGACGGCCACGCGGTGGTGACCAGTGACGACGCGCTGTTCGCGCCCGGGCTGCCGGCTTCGGTGCTGGTGCTGGGCGGCGGGGCGATCGGGGTGGAGTACGCGTCCTTCCACCGTTCCATGGGCGCCGGGGTGACCCTGGTCGAGGCCGCGGACCGGCTGGTCCCGCTGGAGGACGCGGACGTGTCCCGGCATCTGGCGCGGGGCCTGAAGAAGCGCGGGATCGACGTGCAGACCGGGGCCCGGCTGGAGGGGGCGGAGCGGCTCGCCTCCGGTGGCGTCCGGGCCACCGTGCGCACCGCGCGCGGGGAGCTGCGCGAGATCCGGGCGGAGCGGCTGCTGGTGGCGGTCGGGCGGGTGCCCGTCACCGACGGGCTGGACCTCGCGGCGGCCGGACTGGCCACCGACGGAAGGGGGTTCGTGGCCCCGGCCGACTGGTCCCGGCTGGAGACCGCCGTCCCGGGGATCCATGTCGTGGGTGACCTGCTGCCGCCGCCCTCACCCGGGCTGGCGCACGCCTCCTTCGCGGAGGGGCTGCTGGTGGCCGAGACGCTGGCCGGGGTGGCGAGCGCGCCGGTGGACTACGCGGCCGTGCCGCGGGTGACCTACTCGGCCCCGCAGACCGCGGCCGTCGGGCTGACGGAGGCGCAGGCGCGCGAGGCGGCGTACGACGTGGTGGTGAACACGATGCCGCTGACCGCCGTGGCCAAGGGCATGGTGCACGGGCAGGGGGGCACCGTGAAGGTGGTCGCGGAACGGGGCGGACGGGTGCTCGGCGTGCACCTGGTCGGGCCACACGTGTCCGAGATGATCGCGGAGAGCCAGCTGATCGTGGGCTGGGACGCGGAGCCGGGCGACGTGGCGCGGCACATCCACGCCCACCCGACGCTCTCGGAGGCGGTCGGAGAGGCCTTCCTGAGCCTTGCGGGCCGCGGCCTGCACCAGCAGTAG
- the treZ gene encoding malto-oligosyltrehalose trehalohydrolase has translation MQFEVWAPPAGHVAVQVDGAAYDMARDPDRDGWWTVRAPAADGSRYGFLLDGAAPRPDPRGRRLPDGPDGLSAVVDLEALAPRPAQPPYTRLQDAVLYELHIGTFTPEGTFDAAAARLGHLTSLGVTHVELMPVCSFSGRHGWGYDGVAPWSVHEPYGGPAGLARFTAAAHEAGLGVVLDVVHNHLGPSGNHLPAYGPYFTDTHHTPWGSAVNLDAPGSDEVRAYLLGSALAWLRDYGIDGLRLDAVHALADDRALTFLEELSAAVDELAADTGRPLFLIAESDRCDPRTTTPRPAGGLGLHAQWNDDFHHALHCALTGESQAYYADFAVAPLAALAKTMTRVFFHDGTFSAFRGRTHGRPVDHRRTPAHRFLGYTQTHDQIGNRAFGDRLSASLSPGLLACAAAVALTGPFVPMLFMGEEWGAATPWQYFTDHPDPGLAEAVRSGRRREFAAHGWKADEIPDPQDPATRDRSRLEWAEPEQGVHARLLDWYRTLISLRRTHHDLRDPDLAAVRVAHDEERRWLTFRRGDVRVAVNLSPDPVTIALGRNGVRVLAAWEPLEHPGPDGRIHVPGESAVVLAL, from the coding sequence GTGCAGTTCGAGGTGTGGGCACCGCCGGCAGGTCACGTCGCGGTGCAGGTCGACGGAGCGGCGTACGACATGGCGCGCGATCCGGACCGGGACGGCTGGTGGACCGTCCGGGCCCCGGCGGCGGACGGGAGCCGCTACGGATTCCTGCTCGACGGAGCGGCCCCCCGGCCCGATCCGCGCGGACGGCGGCTGCCCGACGGGCCCGACGGGCTGTCGGCGGTCGTCGACCTGGAGGCCCTCGCCCCGCGCCCGGCGCAACCGCCTTACACCCGGCTGCAGGACGCGGTCCTGTACGAGCTGCACATCGGCACCTTCACCCCCGAGGGCACCTTCGACGCGGCCGCCGCCCGGCTCGGGCACCTCACCTCCCTGGGCGTCACGCACGTGGAGCTGATGCCGGTCTGTTCCTTCTCCGGCCGGCACGGCTGGGGGTACGACGGGGTCGCGCCCTGGTCGGTGCACGAGCCGTACGGCGGCCCGGCCGGCCTGGCCCGCTTCACGGCCGCCGCGCACGAGGCGGGGCTGGGCGTGGTGCTGGACGTGGTCCACAACCACCTCGGCCCGTCCGGCAACCACCTGCCCGCCTACGGCCCGTACTTCACCGACACCCACCACACCCCGTGGGGCTCCGCGGTGAACCTGGACGCGCCCGGCTCCGACGAGGTGCGCGCCTACCTCCTCGGCAGCGCGCTGGCCTGGCTGCGCGACTACGGGATCGACGGGCTGCGGCTGGACGCGGTGCACGCGCTGGCCGACGACCGGGCGCTGACCTTCCTGGAGGAACTGAGCGCGGCCGTCGACGAACTCGCGGCGGACACCGGCCGCCCGCTGTTCCTGATCGCCGAGTCCGACCGGTGCGATCCGCGCACCACCACCCCGCGCCCGGCCGGGGGCCTGGGCCTGCACGCCCAGTGGAACGACGACTTCCACCACGCCCTGCACTGCGCGCTGACCGGCGAGTCCCAGGCGTACTACGCCGACTTCGCCGTGGCGCCGCTGGCAGCCCTCGCCAAGACCATGACGCGGGTGTTCTTCCACGACGGGACCTTCTCCGCCTTCCGGGGCCGCACCCACGGCCGTCCGGTGGACCACCGCCGGACCCCGGCCCACCGCTTCCTCGGCTACACCCAGACCCACGACCAGATCGGGAACCGGGCGTTCGGCGACCGGCTCTCCGCCTCGCTCTCCCCCGGGCTGCTGGCGTGCGCCGCCGCCGTGGCCCTGACCGGGCCGTTCGTGCCGATGCTGTTCATGGGCGAGGAGTGGGGGGCCGCAACGCCCTGGCAGTACTTCACCGACCACCCCGACCCGGGCCTCGCCGAGGCGGTACGGTCCGGCCGGCGCCGGGAGTTCGCGGCGCACGGCTGGAAGGCCGACGAGATCCCGGACCCGCAGGACCCGGCCACCCGGGACCGCTCCCGCCTGGAATGGGCGGAGCCCGAACAGGGCGTCCACGCCCGCCTGCTGGACTGGTACCGCACCCTGATCTCGCTCCGCCGCACCCATCACGACCTGCGCGACCCGGACCTGGCCGCGGTCCGGGTCGCCCACGACGAGGAGCGTCGCTGGCTCACCTTCCGGCGCGGTGACGTACGGGTGGCCGTGAACCTCTCGCCGGACCCGGTGACGATCGCGCTGGGCCGCAACGGGGTGCGGGTGCTGGCCGCCTGGGAGCCGCTGGAACACCCGGGTCCCGACGGGCGGATCCACGTACCGGGCGAATCGGCGGTCGTCCTCGCCCTGTGA
- a CDS encoding DUF1707 and FHA domain-containing protein: MTSSFEIPAFPAPRLSDAERDRALGQLREGAALGKLSHDTFLRRMELALVARRSEDLAVLTADLQSREAAESPWTRRLFGWVGRVSAVSVGVRRAWTAERLPKLLLPHPSAAALRIGRDPGNGLRLSHETVSRTHAELSLRDGTWVLKDLGSTNGTTVNGRRVTGSAVVRDGDQVSFGNMTFRLSAS; the protein is encoded by the coding sequence GTGACGTCCAGTTTCGAGATTCCCGCCTTCCCCGCGCCGCGGCTGTCCGACGCCGAGCGCGACCGGGCGCTGGGCCAGCTCAGAGAGGGAGCCGCCCTCGGCAAGCTCTCCCACGACACCTTCCTGCGCCGGATGGAACTGGCCCTCGTCGCACGGCGCTCCGAGGACCTCGCCGTGCTCACGGCCGACCTCCAGAGCAGGGAGGCCGCCGAAAGCCCCTGGACGCGTCGGCTGTTCGGCTGGGTCGGCCGGGTCTCGGCCGTGTCCGTCGGGGTCCGGCGCGCCTGGACCGCCGAACGGCTGCCCAAGCTGCTGCTGCCGCACCCGAGTGCGGCGGCCCTGCGGATCGGCCGCGACCCCGGCAACGGACTGCGGCTCAGCCACGAGACCGTCTCCCGGACCCATGCCGAACTGAGCCTGCGCGACGGGACGTGGGTGCTCAAGGACCTCGGCTCCACCAACGGGACCACGGTCAACGGGCGCCGGGTGACCGGCTCCGCCGTGGTCCGCGACGGGGACCAGGTCAGCTTCGGGAACATGACCTTCCGCCTCTCGGCGAGCTGA
- a CDS encoding MFS transporter, whose amino-acid sequence MVGTVNTYRRVIALTGPLLPLVSFLARLPVAMSQFGSFLLVAQTSGSLATAGIVGGALSVGQVLFGPVLGWLSDRHGQRRVVLAAAAVNAVATAALVAGALAHLATVPLAAIGALTGASVPLIGPLARTRSVALAHRAKADESVVGAVHALEGTLDEVSFVFGPALVGLAALLAHPAFALAAAAGLVAVFGTVYALHPTAAVTGGYPRTESGGGFPARDRGAGSRVRPPGVVHAVRGSLFLQGAMFGACQAGITALTIRLGVPDQAAVVYSAMGVVSAVVGISLGALPARFGLRLRWRAATGAALVFSAPLLVTDGLWPLYVVVTVLGAAYAPHLITAFALTERSVEPARLSASMALAASCLVAGQATALVACGRLAEGYGPAGAFAVAVGAAALCLLLALVTEVPAARTHTARVSVAGPRAGSAPATDGSAAVYAGR is encoded by the coding sequence GTGGTTGGAACCGTCAACACCTATCGAAGAGTCATCGCCCTGACCGGGCCCCTACTTCCGCTCGTCTCTTTCCTCGCCCGACTGCCCGTCGCGATGTCCCAGTTCGGCAGCTTCCTGCTGGTCGCCCAGACCAGCGGCTCCCTCGCCACCGCGGGTATCGTCGGCGGCGCCCTCTCCGTCGGACAGGTCCTCTTCGGGCCCGTCCTCGGCTGGCTCTCCGACCGGCACGGGCAGCGCCGCGTCGTCCTGGCCGCGGCCGCCGTCAACGCCGTGGCCACCGCCGCCCTGGTCGCCGGGGCGCTCGCGCACCTGGCCACCGTCCCGCTCGCCGCGATCGGCGCGCTCACCGGCGCCTCCGTACCGCTGATCGGACCGCTCGCCCGCACCCGGTCCGTCGCCCTGGCCCACCGGGCCAAGGCCGACGAGAGCGTCGTAGGCGCGGTCCACGCCCTCGAAGGCACCCTGGACGAGGTCTCCTTCGTCTTCGGCCCCGCCCTGGTCGGACTCGCCGCGCTCCTCGCCCACCCGGCCTTCGCCCTCGCCGCCGCGGCCGGCCTCGTCGCCGTCTTCGGCACCGTCTACGCGCTGCACCCGACCGCCGCCGTCACCGGGGGGTACCCCCGGACGGAGTCCGGGGGAGGGTTCCCCGCGCGCGACCGGGGTGCGGGTAGCCGGGTCCGGCCGCCCGGCGTGGTCCACGCCGTACGCGGCTCCCTCTTTCTGCAGGGCGCGATGTTCGGCGCCTGCCAGGCGGGCATCACCGCGCTCACCATCCGGCTCGGCGTCCCGGACCAGGCCGCCGTCGTCTACTCGGCCATGGGTGTCGTCAGCGCGGTCGTCGGCATCTCGCTCGGCGCGCTGCCCGCCCGCTTCGGGCTGCGGCTGCGCTGGCGGGCGGCGACCGGAGCGGCCCTGGTGTTCTCGGCGCCGCTGCTGGTCACCGACGGCCTGTGGCCGCTGTACGTCGTCGTCACTGTGCTCGGCGCCGCCTACGCACCCCACCTGATCACCGCGTTCGCGCTCACCGAGCGGTCCGTGGAACCGGCCCGGCTCTCCGCCTCGATGGCCCTCGCCGCCAGCTGCCTGGTGGCCGGGCAGGCCACGGCCCTCGTCGCCTGCGGGCGCCTCGCCGAGGGGTACGGCCCCGCAGGGGCCTTCGCCGTGGCCGTCGGGGCGGCCGCCCTCTGCCTGCTCCTCGCCCTTGTCACCGAGGTGCCCGCCGCCCGGACGCACACCGCCAGGGTGAGCGTCGCGGGCCCGCGGGCCGGCTCCGCCCCGGCGACGGACGGGAGCGCCGCCGTCTACGCCGGGCGCTGA